A window from Myripristis murdjan chromosome 11, fMyrMur1.1, whole genome shotgun sequence encodes these proteins:
- the LOC115368424 gene encoding tumor necrosis factor receptor superfamily member 6B-like, producing the protein MLLSVLAVILWARTAGLSASAALMTFQHRDASTGLAVVCDRCPPGKCLQAPCTATTKTECAPCPTGSFTELWNHVTKCLRCSMCGHNQEVTRPCSAERDCSCQCKEGFYFQKKYEMCVKHTDCPPGHGVLIKGTAQQDTVCQLCPRGSFSDQASSLQNCTLHRGCDAPGQRLLLKGSTWHDSVCTTCEELGSRDGADYLREILPAFFVHQKMPIKRLQRLLHKLPPQNGMIPQNKISTRSRRDLYAMINTWMVNVSTEQLRQLPMTLTKIRAKNPARKLENKLRQIDSALASPCVTDSPLVEVVVMAE; encoded by the exons ATG CTCCTGTCCGTGTTGGCTGTGATCCTGTGGGCGCGCACTGCCGGGCTCAGCGCGAGCGCGGCGCTCATGACCTTTCAACACCGAGACGCGAGCACGGGCTTGGCGGTAGTATGTGACCGCTGCCCCCCGGGGAAATGCCTGCAGGCGCCCTGCACGGCCACGACGAAGACGGAGTGCGCGCCGTGCCCGACGGGCTCCTTCACGGAGCTGTGGAATCACGTCACGAAGTGCCTCCGCTGCTCCATGTGCGGACACAACCAGGAGGTGACGCGGCCGTGCAGCGCCGAGCGGGACTGCAGCTGTCAGTGTAAGGAGGGCTTCTACTTCCAGAAGAAGTACGAAATGTGCGTGAAGCACACCGACTGCCCGCCCGGACACGGAGTCCTCATCAAAG GCACGGCACAGCAGGACACGGTGTGCCAGCTCTGCCCCCGAGGTTCCTTCTCCGATCAGGCGTCGTCGCTGCAGAACTGCACGCTGCACCGTGGCTGCGACGCTCCGGGCCAGCGGCTGCTGCTGAAGGGCTCCACGTGGCACGACAGCGTGTGCACGACGTGCGAGGAGCTCGGCTCTCGAG ACGGAGCAGACTACCTCCGGGAAATCCTCCCGGCTTTCTTCGTCCATCAGAAGATGCCCATCAAGCGTCTGCAACGGCTCTTGCACAAGCTGCCGCCCCAGAACGGCATGATACCGCAGAACAAGATCTCGACGCGCAGTCGGAGGGATCTGTACGCGATGATCAACACGTGGATGGTGAACGTCAGCACGGAACAGCTTCGGCAACTTCCGATGACGCTGACAAAGATCAGAGCAAAAAACCCGGCCAGGAAACTGGAGAACAAGCTGCGGCAAATCGACTCCGCCTTGGCCAGCCCCTGCGTGACTGACAGTCCgctggtggaggtggtggtgatggcTGAATAG